The window TGAAGACCCTGAACTTTCCCTTCTCGCTAAACGAACTCTCGAGAAGAAATCGTCCTCTTTCCGTGCCTCTGTTCTTCGTTCCACTTCTTCCCGTATCAAACAGGTCTCTCAAGAGCTTAAACGCTTCACCTCACTTAACCGCCGCACCTCCACTCGCCGATTCGACCGGACTAAATCTGCTGCCACCCATGCTCTCAAGGGGATGAAGTTTATTACTGCCAAAACCGGCGGTGGTGGATCCTCCGCCGGTTGGGCTCCGGTTGAGAAGCGATTCGATGAACTCACCGCCTCTACCAACGGACTCCTCCCTTCTTCCTTGTTTGGACAGTGCATTGGTGAGTTAATCGTTGATTCATTCCTAAAATCGATGCTGTAGATTTTACTCTGTTTCTTATATCTGgttcttttccattttaggAATGAACAAAGAATCGAAAGATTTCGCCGGTGAGCTTTTCCGTGCACTTGCTCGTAGGCGTAACATTACTGGTGATTCCATCAATAAAGCTCAACTTAAAGAGTTCTGGGATCAGATCTCCGATGACAGCTTCGATTCCAGGCTACAAACTTTCTTTGACATGTAACCCATCTTCCCAAAAATACTCGATAAAATCTTTCTTTCCCAGATTTCGAAAACTAAAATCttcaattgaatttgaaatttcaggGTCGATACGGATGCTGATGGAAGAATCACAGAAGAAGAAGTGGAAGAGGTACATATTTATCTGCCAACCTCCATTGTGAtgacttcaaatttcattcattaacCCTGTTTAAATTTACTCTTTGTAGATTATTAGTATGAGTGCTTCAGCTAACCAACTTTCCACAATTCAAAAACAAGCAAAAGAATACGCTGCCTTGATCATGGAAGAACTCGACCCTGGAAATGCTGGGTACATCATGGTAAGTGAAATtcaacttaaaagaattagaaaaacCTAATCTTGAGACACTCTTAACTCTTATTTTCCTCCGCTTCAGATACAAAATTTGGAAACTCTGTTACTACAAGCTCCAAATCAATCAGTAAGAGTGAGTGACAGCCGAGTTCTAAGTCAATTACTAAGCCAAAAACTGAAGCCAACAAACGAAACCAACCCCATCATAAGAACATACGACAAGTTCCTGTACTTTGTAGAAGACAATTGGCAGAGGATTTGGGTTTTATTGCTCTGGCTCGGCATCTGCGCGGGTCTCTTCGCTTACAAATTCATCCAATACCGTAACAGAGCAGTGTTCAACGTCATGGGTTACTGTGTTTCCATCGCTAAAGGAGGAGCAGAAACTCTAAAATTCAACATGGCTCTAATTTTACTCCCCGTTTGTCGTAACACCATCACATGGCTTCGTAACAAAACCAAACTGGGCCTCATCGTACCTTTCGATGACAATCTGAATTTCCATAAAGTTATAGCAGTTGGAATTTCTGTTGGAGTGGGATTACACGCAATTGCTCATTTGGCTTGCGATTTCCCTCGGCTTCTTCACGCAACAGAGGAAGAATATGAACCACTGAAGCGATTCTTTGGAGAGGAACAGCCTGATAATTATTGGTGGTTTGTTAAAGGAGTGGAAGGTGTTACAGGCATTATAATGGTTGTATTAATGGCCATTGCTTTCACATTAGCCACTCCATGGTTTAGAAGAAACAAACTCAAAGTACCCAAACCCTTGAAGAAACTCACTGGCTTTAATGCCTTTTGGTACTCCCACCATCTCTTCGTAGCCGTCTACACCCTCCTGGTCGTCCACGGTATCTACCTCTACCTGACCAAGGAATGGTATAAGAAAACGGTAAGCAAGGACTCCAACACTTAATAACAACCACTTAAATAGTTGTATGTTTTAGTTTCTAACATGTCTCTGAACGCTGTCACAGACGTGGATGTATTTGGCTGTACCAGTATTACTTTACGGGTGCGAGAGATTGATAAGAGCATTCAGATCAGGGATCAAGCCAGTGAAGATTCTTAAGGTGAGTTACATTTAGTTGAATGATGATATGATAATATAAATGTTTGTTTGGGAATTTGAAGTACTAATAGTGAATTTGCTTGAATGAAGGTGGCCGTTTATCCTGGAAACGTTCTGGCATTGCACATGTCTAAGCCACATGGGTT of the Cucumis sativus cultivar 9930 chromosome 3, Cucumber_9930_V3, whole genome shotgun sequence genome contains:
- the LOC101209614 gene encoding respiratory burst oxidase homolog protein C, producing MRPHEPYSGNNSDAESVSSVRRGDRRAFSGPISSSTTKPRKNAKFDLSSSSSSLKAADDDDTYVEITLDIRDDSVAVHSVHTAGPGQDPNSLEDPELSLLAKRTLEKKSSSFRASVLRSTSSRIKQVSQELKRFTSLNRRTSTRRFDRTKSAATHALKGMKFITAKTGGGGSSAGWAPVEKRFDELTASTNGLLPSSLFGQCIGMNKESKDFAGELFRALARRRNITGDSINKAQLKEFWDQISDDSFDSRLQTFFDMVDTDADGRITEEEVEEIISMSASANQLSTIQKQAKEYAALIMEELDPGNAGYIMIQNLETLLLQAPNQSVRVSDSRVLSQLLSQKLKPTNETNPIIRTYDKFLYFVEDNWQRIWVLLLWLGICAGLFAYKFIQYRNRAVFNVMGYCVSIAKGGAETLKFNMALILLPVCRNTITWLRNKTKLGLIVPFDDNLNFHKVIAVGISVGVGLHAIAHLACDFPRLLHATEEEYEPLKRFFGEEQPDNYWWFVKGVEGVTGIIMVVLMAIAFTLATPWFRRNKLKVPKPLKKLTGFNAFWYSHHLFVAVYTLLVVHGIYLYLTKEWYKKTTWMYLAVPVLLYGCERLIRAFRSGIKPVKILKVAVYPGNVLALHMSKPHGFKYKSGQYMFVNCRDVSPFEWHPFSITSAPEDNYLSVHIRTLGDWTRKLKDVFSEVCQPPQAGKSGLLRAEFLQGGAPNPKFPKILIDGPYGAPAQDYKKYDVVLLVGLGIGATPMVSIVKDIIDNIEEKESEANAVENGQGHSSRGGSKHGKGFRTKKAYFYWVTREQGSFEWFKGIMNEVAEMDERGVIELHNYCTSVYEEGDARSALITMLQSLHHAKNGVDVVSGTRVKSHFAKPNWRQVYKKITLHHPDTKVGVFYCGTPVLTKELSQLASDFTRKTSTKFEFHKENF